One window from the genome of Yarrowia lipolytica chromosome 1B, complete sequence encodes:
- a CDS encoding uncharacterized protein (Compare to YALI0B16236g, similar to Saccharomyces cerevisiae PPN1 (YDR452W); ancestral locus Anc_5.568, weakly similar to uniprot|Q04119 Saccharomyces cerevisiae YDR452W D9461.37P) — protein MLPKTLTIWASLASLAVAQSGQVVFAKNADGKFVHSTDDLDQGQRKIRGKFLHITDIHPDPYFHVGAVAEDKCHVDPDHKDSDYPDEDSELVWFRATGKKKHNHHKGKDHEKMPKAGYYGHPLSSCDGPISLMNATFDWIDQNIRDEIDFIIWTGDNVRHDNDNRYPRLEQDIFGYNQIVSSKFHELFRYNETRDGEGHNGGGDPQHPLVIPIIPSLGNNDVFPHNLYLAGPSFQSRRMLQIWSEFVPEAQQHIFSRGSYYFQEVITGKLAVISLNTLYFYKSNPMSDGCDEKTDPGYKHLVWLGVVLDEMRQRGMKVWLSGHVPPVEKNYEDSCHLKLAYWLTEYRDIIVGSVFGHMNIDHFVVMDPKKIEKAQSQDLGTPGLGYKSHVTDFLDVAISASHPVHTFGSIYKRNYIESVREDYSEIPGPKKWLDEYASNFAIAHVSPSVIPNYFPSLRVWEYNITGLGEEIGNPPHPPPSFRAWSDVLEEFERDYAQDVMDEIEVEWFDANSDVIEAEDNDGDDDEDENEDDPEMLTEEAIKEGVANINPETGTLASIFGGLKFWKSSTAVATSSEPESDDYDSDLDAERKKGKKKGKKGKKGKKGKKGKKKKGKKGKKGKKGKRDKSMPPKFPKDLQPGPAYIPQLFTPIGYTQYYANITQFNKEYKKTGASNFEYVVEYTTNDAPYNFEHLTVRNWVELARVLGKNFRDLDLEAEKSKSDQLWKVYMDRAFVGTGAEYLEEPDDD, from the coding sequence ATGCTCCCCAAGACTCTCACCATTTGGGCTTCGCTGGCCTCTCTCGCAGTGGCCCAGTCCGGCCAGGTGGTGTTTGCTAAGAACGCCGACGGGAAGTTTGTGCATAGCACCGACGACCTGGACCAGGGCCAGCGAAAAATCCGTGGCAAGTTTCTCCACATCACCGACATCCACCCGGACCCCTACTTTCATGTTGGAGCAGTGGCAGAGGACAAGTGCCATGTGGATCCTGACCATAAAGATAGTGACTATCCCGACGAAGATTCGGAGTTGGTGTGGTTCCGAGCCAcgggcaagaagaagcatAACCACCACAAGGGAAAGGACCACGAGAAGATGCCCAAGGCTGGATATTACGGTCATCCTCTGTCTTCCTGTGACGGACCCATCAGTTTGATGAACGCCACCTTTGACTGGATCGACCAGAACATCAGAGATGAAATCGACTTCATTATTTGGACTGGTGATAATGTGCGacacgacaatgacaacCGATACCCTCGACTCGAACAGGACATTTTTGGCTACAACCAAATTGTCTCGTCTAAGTTTCATGAACTCTTCCGGTACAACGAAACTCGAGATGGAGAGGGCCAcaacggaggaggagatccCCAGCACCCTCTTGTCATTCCCATTATTCCGTCGCTTGGTAACAACGACGTCTTCCCACACAACCTGTATCTCGCAGGACCCTCGTTCCAGTCTCGACGAATGTTGCAAATCTGGAGTGAGTTTGTACCGGAGGCACAGCAACATATCTTCTCTCGAGGGTCCTACTACTTCCAGGAAGTCATTACCGGCAAGCTGGCCGTCATCTCGCTCAACACCCTGTACTTCTACAAATCTAACCCCATGAGCGATGGCTGCGACGAGAAGACAGATCCTGGTTACAAACACCTGGTATGGCTAGGTgttgttcttgatgagatgagacAGCGAGGAATGAAGGTATGGCTCAGTGGCCACGTACCTCCCGTGGAGAAGAACTACGAGGATTCATGCCACCTTAAACTGGCATACTGGCTCACCGAATACCGTGATATCATCGTGGGATCTGTGTTCGGACACATGAACATTGACCACTTTGTAGTCATGGATCCGAAGAAGATTGAAAAGGCCCAGAGCCAGGATCTTGGTACTCCGGGTCTTGGATACAAGAGCCATGTCACTGATTTCCTGGACGTAGCCATCTCTGCATCCCATCCCGTCCACACTTTCGGTTCCATCTACAAGCGAAACTATATTGAAAGTGTGCGCGAGGATTACAGCGAGATCCCGGGGCCCAAAAAGTGGCTCGATGAGTACGCCAGCAATTTCGCCATTGCTCACGTCTCTCCTTCCGTCATTCCTAACTACTTCCCTTCTCTGCGAGTATGGGAGTACAACATCACTGGCTTGGGTGAGGAGATTGGTAACCCTCCCCACcctccaccttctttcCGTGCATGGTCTGATGTTCttgaggagtttgagcgAGACTATGCTCAAGACGTCATGGACGAAATCGAGGTCGAATGGTTTGATGCTAACAGTGACGTTATTGAGGCGGAGGATAACGATggtgacgacgacgaagatgaAAATGAGGATGATCCTGAGATGCTGACCGAGGAGGCTATCAAGGAGGGTGTTGCCAATATCAACCCTGAGACTGGAACTCTGGCTTCCATATTTGGAGGTCTGAAGTTCTGGAAATCTTCCACCGCTGTTGCTACTTCGTCGGAGCCTGAGTCTGACGATTATGATTCTGATTTGGATGCTGAAAGAAAaaagggcaagaagaagggtaAGAAGGGtaagaagggcaagaagggcaagaagggcaagaagaagaagggtaAGAAGGGtaagaagggcaagaagggTAAGAGAGACAAGAGCATGCCTCCCAAATTCCCCAAGGATCTCCAGCCCGGACCTGCATACATCCCTCAGCTCTTCACTCCTATCGGATACACTCAATATTACGCCAACATCACTCagttcaacaaggagtATAAGAAGACAGGCGCTTCAAACTTTGAGTATGTTGTGGAGTATACGACCAATGATGCCCCTTACAATTTTGAGCATCTGACGGTGCGCAACTGGGTCGAGCTTGCGCGTGTTTTGGGCAAGAACTTCCGGGATCTGGATCTCGAGGCTGAGAAGTCCAAGTCGGACCAGCTGTGGAAGGTGTACATGGACCGAGCTTTTGTGGGTACTGGAGCCGAGTACCTGGAGGAACCTGATGACGACTAA
- a CDS encoding uncharacterized protein (Compare to YALI0B16258g, similar to Saccharomyces cerevisiae RET1 (YOR207C); ancestral locus Anc_8.619, highly similar to uniprot|P22276 Saccharomyces cerevisiae YOR207c RPC128 DNA-directed RNA polymerase III 130 KD subunit P3.7.f3.1), with amino-acid sequence MSTKRKSSVKEDARNAKAASSDAAFNELFEPNYRGKGWTDEISTAEDKWNLLPAFLKVKGLVKQHLDSFNYFVDVDLKKILAANQMVLSDVDPEFYLKYKDIRVGKPGIKFDDKNDDNAIFPHECRLRDMTYAAPIYVDIEYTKERKIVIQRNLEIGKMPIMLRSSKCHLQDQTEEKMAAMGECPLDPGGYFIVNGTEKVILVQEQLSKNRIIVEADEKKGVVQASVTSSTHERRSKTYVLTKNDKIYLKNNSIVEDIPIVLILKAAGLVTDLEIMQAVAGQNPVYQEIFAVNFEECSKLGVFTQRQALEYLGSKVKTSRRSNVKLTHYQEGLEAVATSIIAHISINNMDFTEKALYIAVMTRRVIMAMADPKMIDDRDYVGNKRLELAGQLLSLLFEDLFKKFNSDFKANIDKILKRPNRASMFDALLNLETHRGSITSGMNRAISTGNWSLKRFKMERAGVTHVLSRLSYISALGMMTRISSQFEKSRKVSGPRALQPSQFGMLCTSDTPEGEACGLVKNLALMTHITTDDEEAPVRNLCYLLGAENISVIGGAELHAEGSFGVYLNGTLIGITKFPTKFVSSFRQFRRTGKVSEFISIYINRHHAAVHIATDGGRICRPLIIVENEHPRVQVEHLKKLRDGEMTFDDFLKQGLVEYLDVNEENDSFIALYENNINAETTHLEIEPFTVLGAVAGLIPYPHHNQSPRNTYQCAMGKQAIGAIAYNQLNRIDTLLYLMVYPQQPMVKTRTIELIDYDKLPAGQNATVAVMSYSGYDIEDALVLNKSSIDRGFGRCQVLKKNTTVLKRYAGSDAVDRLDGVKMERRKCAWDPNSFEEVVTEQHEVLGPDGLGEVGKPVKNSQVYVNRCIPVNNSDSLLNQSTSSSTEYREAPVTYRGPEPSIIDKVMVSVTDKELYLIKVLLRQTRRPELGDKFSSRHGQKGVCGIIVNQEDMPFSDSGVCPDIIMNPHGFPSRMTVGKMIELISGKAGVLDGSLQYGTCFGGSKLEDMSKILVDHGYSYSGKDMLYSGTSGECLQAYIFFGPIYYQKLKHMVMDKMHARPRGPRAVLTRQPTEGRSRDGGLRLGEMERDCVIAYGASQLLLERLMYSSDAFEADVCQKCGLLGYQGWCNSCQTTAHVVKMTLPYAAKLLFQELVSMNIAPRLKLKEVF; translated from the coding sequence ATGAGCACCAAACGAAAATCGTCTGTGAAGGAGGACGCTCGTAATGCCAAGGCTGCCTCTTCGGATGCTGCCTTCAACGAGCTGTTCGAACCCAACTACAGAGGCAAGGGTTGGACCGACGAAATCTCCACTGCCGAAGACAAGTGGAATCTACTTCCGGCCTTCCTGAAGGTGAAGGGTCTGGTCAAGCAGCATCTCGACTCGTTCAACTACTTCGTGGATGTTGATCTCAAAAAAATTCTCGCCGCCAACCAGATGGTTCTGTCCGATGTGGATCCCGAGTTCTAcctcaagtacaaggacattCGGGTTGGAAAGCCTGGTATCAAGtttgacgacaagaacgacGACAATGCCATTTTCCCCCACGAGTGCCGACTGCGAGATATGACATATGCTGCTCCCATCTATGTCGACATTGAATACAccaaggagcgaaagatTGTGATTCAGAGAAACCTGGAGATTGGAAAGATGCCCATCATGCTGCGGTCTTCCAAGTGCCATCTCCAGGATCAGACAGAAGAAAAAATGGCCGCCATGGGGGAGTGTCCCTTGGACCCTGGAGGATACTTCATTGTCAACGGAACTGAAAAGGTGATTTTGGTTCAGGAGCAGCTGAGCAAGAATCGAATCATTGTGGAGGCTGATGAAAAGAAGGGCGTTGTTCAGGCTTCGGTGACCTCGTCTACACACGAGCGACGATCAAAGACATATGTACTCAccaaaaacgacaaaatCTACCTAAAAAACAACTCCATCGTTGAAGACATTCCGATCGTGCTGAttctcaaggctgctggTCTGGTCACAGATCTGGAGATCATGCAGGCAGTTGCCGGTCAGAACCCTGTCTACCAGGAGATCTTCGCTGTCAACTTCGAGGAGTGTAGCAAGCTGGGCGTCTTCACACAGAGACAGGCTCTGGAATACCTCGGTAGTAAGGTCAAGACTTCCCGACGATCGAACGTCAAGCTGACCCACTATCAGGAGGGTCTGGAGGCCGTCGCAACCTCCATCATCGCTCACATTtccatcaacaacatggATTTCACCGAAAAAGCGCTGTACATTGCAGTCATGACCCGACGAGTAATTATGGCCATGGCCGACCCTAAGATGATCGACGATAGAGATTACGTGGGTAACAAGCGTCTGGAATTGGCCGGTCAGCTGCTGTCGCTTCTGTTTGAAGATTTGTTCAAGAAGTTCAACAGTGACTTCAAGGCCAACATTgacaagattctcaagCGGCCTAACCGTGCATCCATGTTCGATGCCCTGCTCAACCTGGAAACTCACCGAGGCAGCATCACAAGTGGTATGAACCGAGCCATCTCTACCGGTAATTGGTCGTTGAAGCGTTTTAAAATGGAGAGAGCTGGTGTCACTCATGTTCTTTCTCGTCTGTCCTATATTTCTGCTCTGGGTATGATGACTCGAATCTCGTCGCAGTTTGAGAAGTCGCGAAAGGTTTCCGGTCCCCGAGCCTTGCAGCCTTCTCAGTTTGGTATGCTGTGTACCTCCGATACTCCCGAGGGTGAGGCCTGTGGTTTGGTCAAGAACTTGGCGCTCATGACCCATATCACCAccgatgatgaggaggcACCTGTGCGAAACCTGTGCTACCTCCTCGGTGCGGAGAACATCTCTGTGATTGGTGGAGCTGAGCTGCATGCCGAGGGTTCCTTCGGTGTCTACCTCAACGGTACCCTTATCGGTATCACCAAATTCCCCACCAAGTTTGTCTCGTCTTTCCGACAATTCCGACGAACAGGTAAGGTCTCTGagttcatctccatctacaTCAACAGACaccatgctgctgttcacATTGCTACCGATGGTGGTCGAATTTGTCGACCTCTGATTATTGTGGAGAATGAGCACCCCCGAGTACAGGTGGAACATCTCAAAAAGCTTCGAGATGGCGAGATGACCTTCGATGATTTCCTCAAACAGGGTCTGGTCGAGTACCTTGATGTCAACGAGGAGAATGACTCCTTCATTGCTCTTTACGAGAACAACATCAACGCCGAAACCACACATTTGGAAATCGAGCCCTTCACTGTTCTTGGAGCTGTGGCTGGTCTGATTCCCTACCCCCACCACAACCAGTCTCCCCGAAACACCTACCAGTGTGCTATGGGTAAGCAGGCGATCGGAGCTATTGCATACAACCAGCTCAACCGAATCGACACCCTGCTTTATCTCATGGTGTACCCGCAACAGCCAATGGTCAAGACTCGAACAATTGAGCTGATTGACTACGATAAGCTACCTGCCGGCCAGAATGCCACCGTGGCTGTCATGTCCTACTCCGGTTACGATATTGAAGATGCTCTCGTCCTCAACAAGTCTTCCATTGACCGAGGATTCGGTCGATGTCAggttctcaagaagaacaccACTGTTCTCAAGCGGTACGCTGGATCAGATGCTGTTGATAGGCTCGATGGTGTCAAGATGGAGCGACGAAAGTGCGCATGGGATCCAAACAGCTTCGAGGAGGTAGTCACCGAGCAGCACGAAGTTCTGGGCCCtgatggtcttggtgaGGTTGGAAAGCCCGTTAAGAACTCTCAGGTTTACGTCAACAGATGCATTCCGGTCAACAACAGTGACTCTCTGCTGAACCAGTCCACCTCTTCTAGCACTGAGTATCGAGAAGCTCCCGTCACATACCGAGGCCCCGAGCCCAGTATCATTGATAAGGTTATGGTGTCTGTGACCGACAAGGAGTTATACCTAATCAAAGTGTTGCTCCGACAAACCCGACGACCCGAGCTGGGAGACAAGTTCTCGTCTCGTCACGGACAGAAGGGTGTGTGTGGTATCATTGTCAATCAGGAAGACATGCCCTTCAGTGATAGCGGGGTGTGTCCCGACATCATTATGAACCCCCACGGTTTCCCCTCCCGTATGACTGTCGGAAAGATGATTGAGCTCATCTCTGGTAAGGCCGGTGTCCTGGATGGATCTCTGCAGTACGGAACCTGTTTCGGCGGCAGTAAGCTGGAGGATATGTCCAAGATTCTTGTAGACCATGGCTACTCCTACTCTGGAAAGGACATGCTTTACTCTGGAACTTCCGGTGAGTGTCTGCAGGCCTACATCTTCTTTGGCCCCATCTACTATCAGAAGCTGAAGCATATGGTTATGGATAAGATGCATGCTCGACCCCGAGGTCCTCGAGCGGTTCTCACTCGACAGCCCACCGAAGGTCGATCTCGAGATGGTGGTCTGCGTCTGGGAGAAATGGAGCGAGATTGTGTTATTGCTTATGGAGCGAGTCAGTTGCTTCTGGAGCGACTCATGTACTCTTCTGACGCCTTTGAGGCCGACGTTTGTCAGAAGTGTGGTCTTTTGGGCTACCAGGGCTGGTGTAATTCTTGCCAGACAACTGCCCACGTGGTGAAGATGACCCTTCCCTACGCCGCCAAGCTGCTTTTCCAGGAGCTGGTTTCCATGAACATTGCTCCTCGTCTCAAGTTGAAGGAGGTTTTCTAG
- a CDS encoding uncharacterized protein (Compare to YALI0B16280g, similar to uniprot|Q9UV33 Ascobolus immersus Histone H1, similar to Saccharomyces cerevisiae HHO1 (YPL127C); ancestral locus Anc_8.629) translates to MAAAKKSASAPNHPPYKDMIKEGIIQLKDRNGSSRHALKKFIVGNFVVTTTNFDVLFNQALRRCVASGDFIQPKGPSGTVKLNKKQAEKKPAAKKPTAKKAATPKKAAAPKKAATPKAAAATKKPAATKKATTATKAAPAKKATTTKAAPKKAAAAPAKKAAAPKKAAAPKAAPAKKAAPAKKAAAPKTAVKKTASKVTKPKAVKATKPKAVKA, encoded by the exons ATGGCCGCCGCTAAGAAATCTGCCTCTGCTCCCAACCACCCTCCCTACAAGG acatgATCAAGGAGGGTATCATTCAGCTCAAGGACCGAAATGGCTCATCGCGACACGCTCTTAAGAAGTTCATTGTCGGTAATTTCGTTGTCACCACTACTAACTTTGACGTGCTCTTCAACCAGGCCCTGAGACGTTGTGTGGCCAGTGGCGACTTCATTCAGCCCAAGGGTCCTTCTGGAACCGTCAAGCTGAACAAGAAGCAagccgagaagaagcctgCTGCTAAGAAGCCcaccgccaagaaggctgctacccccaagaaggctgctgcccCCAAGAAAGCTGCTACCCCCAAGGCCGCTGCCGCTACCAAGAAGCCTGctgccaccaagaaggccaccaCAGCCACCAAGGCTGCGCCTGCTAAGAAGgctaccaccaccaaggccgcccccaagaaggctgcGGCCGCTCCTGCTaagaaggctgctgcccccaagaaggccgctGCCCCAAAGGCTGCCCCCGCTAAGAAGGCCGCACCTGCgaagaaggctgctgctcccaagACTGCCGTCAAGAAGACTGCCTCTAAGGTGACCAAGCCCAAGGCTGTCAAGGCCACCAAGCCCAAGGCTGTCAAGGCTTAA
- a CDS encoding uncharacterized protein (Compare to YALI0B16302g, no similarity) has protein sequence MALLDLFNKKQVEEPPFDISGQDVLRLLTATGMLTPSPDQEFYVTGTSISTREQIAKEIKQQLRESLEPVTVGLLSAKIGLDAPTTQIFVDLCLPQVQGVVQDGYNYYSWALCEQLLSQLDKSLDGNLFVSSLDFCHKNKMSWKLLSSIASKQYLVEDGVVLDQKKWAQLQKETEEKLTNATQVLPLSELLEEETGSTDEALKKVFINTITRWLKNSGKGRISGDKFIPDSHAQGAQNSVKYQLESTGYVSSGALKQLRKKLEVVAQEMGLNLTALSDIVVNDAWADKRKEEALSTVADQGYIDVGKVDFCREVSVEDNKTLVDGFIKAASKSKACDSIRNGPTVEFVVEKNLNSNVKVFAIGDICEQLAKAETAAILKANSVQDLSDKSAEGFVDQHVISDVYSVPADSLISEKLAAKFPQLPKRLLQLYVAQYRALIQAGTKEKTIALVRDECEEAVVTVVTYLLGLKGVLQADKKVGKKLVDGAMAQIKDNVACVDSIALDSEMSKLENKVTAQIDALWACVRVDDHDGRVKQCQSETLRNLKTQVGAAAQKGKSALALHLAVTVAMSQATPGILLSSGSTVPRQVKFLRKQALLDAAQLDFLDKAVEVAVKNEPLDEGELNSLMEAMAI, from the coding sequence ATGGCACTTTTGGACCTGTTCAACAAAAAGCAAGTGGAGGAGCCCCCGTTTGATATATCGGGGCAGGATGTTCTGCGGCTACTCACAGCAACTGGAATGCTGACTCCCTCTCCAGATCAGGAGTTTTATGTCACTGGTACCAGCATATCTACTAGAGAACAGAtcgccaaggagatcaagcaGCAACTGCGTGAGTCTTTGGAGCCCGTAACAGTGGGCCTGCTATCGGCTAAAATTGGACTAGACGCTCCCACAACACAGATCTTTGTGGACCTTTGTCTCCCCCAAGTCCAGGGAGTGGTCCAAGACGGCTACAACTACTACTCCTGGGCGTTGTGTGAGCAGTTATTGTCGCAGCTCGATAAGAGCTTGGACGGGAATTTGTTTGTGTCATCTCTCGACTTTTGCCACAAGAACAAAATGTCCTGGAAATTGCTCTCTTCTATCGCATCTAAGCAGTATCTGGTAGAAGATGGAGTTGTGCTGGACCAGAAGAAATGGGCCCAGTTGCAGAAGGAGACTGAGGAAAAACTGACCAATGCCACACAAGTGCTTCCCTTGTCTgagctgttggaggaggagacagGATCAACGGATGaagctctcaagaaggtgtTTATCAACACTATCACTCGATGGCTCAAGAACTCTGGTAAGGGTCGAATCAGTGGGGACAAGTTTATCCCAGACTCGCATGCTCAGGGTGCACAGAACAGCGTCAAGTATCAACTGGAATCCACTGGATACGTTTCTTCAGGTGCCTTGAAGCAGCTAcgaaagaagctggaggTTGTGGCACAAGAAATGGGCCTCAATCTCACTGCTCTCTCGGATATTGTTGTCAATGACGCATGGGCCGACAAAcgaaaggaggaggctctcaGTACTGTTGCTGACCAGGGCTATATTGATGTTGGCAAGGTGGACTTCTGTCGGGAGGTGTCGGTAGAGGACAACAAGACCTTGGTGGACGGGTTCATCAAGGCTGCTTCCAAATCCAAGGCTTGTGATTCTATTCGAAACGGCCCTACTGTTGAGTTTGTGGTTGAAAAGAacctcaactccaacgTTAAGGTCTTTGCCATCGGTGATATATGCGAGCAActggccaaggccgagacTGCCGCTATTCTGAAGGCCAATTCGGTCCAGGATCTCTCTGACAAGTCCGCAGAGGGGTTTGTAGACCAGCATGTTATCTCTGATGTCTATTCTGTGCCTGCTGACAGTTTAATCAGTGAAAAGTTGGCAGCCAAGTTCCCGCAATTGCCCAAAAGACTACTTCAACTCTATGTGGCGCAGTATCGGGCTCTCATTCAGGCAGGAACCAAGGAAAAGACCATTGCGCTGGTACGCGACGAGTGCGAGGAGGCTGTGGTTACGGTTGTGACGTATCTACTGGGACTCAAAGGTGTTTTGCAGGCCGACAAAAAGGTGGGAAAAAAGTTGGTTGATGGAGCTATGGCTCAGATTAAGGATAACGTTGCGTGCGTGGACTCGATTGCTCTGGACTCGGAAATGTCCAAGCTGGAGAACAAGGTGACGGCCCAGATTGACGCTCTGTGGGCCTGTGTACGTGTCGACGACCACGACGGACGCGTCAAGCAATGCCAGTCGGAGACGCTACGCAACCTCAAGACGCAGGTTGGTGCAGCTGCGCAAAAGGGTAAGAGCGCGTTGGCTCTGCATTTGGCCGTAACGGTGGCCATGTCCCAAGCCACGCCAGGAATACTTTTATCTTCCGGGTCCACCGTCCCCCGTCAGGTCAAGTTTCTGCGCAAACAGGCTCTGCTGGATGCGGCTCAGCTCGACTTCTTAGATAAGGCTGTGGAAGTGGCCGTCAAAAATGAGCCCCTGGACGAAGGCGAGCTGAACTCGCTAATGGAGGCGATGGCCATTTGA